GTCTTCAGGCTCTCAAGCGCATTGTAGAGCCCAGTAAACAGGTCTTCGCCGGGGAGGTTGGCCGTGAGGACTTGGTTGGGGCCGACCTCCACCGTGTACGCGTTGTTGTCGCCTGAGAATGTGATCCCCGACGGGCCGAGCGCGAACGGCTGAGTCTTCGTCGAGTGCCCTGCAAAGATGAACTGGTTCTGCGGGCCCCTGGAGTTTCCTAGGTCGATCAGTCGGCGCTGGATTTCCTCGACTTCCGTGACCATGCCTTGGCGGCTCGCTTGGTCGGTTGCGCCGTTGGCGCCGCGCACCGCGAATTCATAGGCTCGACGGGTCAGCGTCGTAAGTTCCCCCAGCGCCGTTTCCGTAAACCCAAGGTAGCCCTCCGCTGCGCTTACGTTTTTGCCGTATTGCTCGATCGAGGCTCGCAACTTGGAGTAGCTCAAAAGAATGCCCGATCCGAGCGGATCGTCGCTGGGCTTGTTGAGCCGCTTGCCCGAGGAAACCTGCAATTGCGCCTCGGTGTAGCGCTCGAGCGCGCCGGCCACCTGTGCCTTGTAGGATTCATATTGGAAGTTCGAACTGATCCTCATGCGTGCCTGGCAAACCTACGGGTTATCGAAGCATCGTTAGTAAATCTTCGGTCACTTGATCGAAGATCGAAAGGGCTTTTGCGGCGGCTTGGTAGCTTCGTTGCAGCCGCAGCATTTCGGCCATCTCCTCGTCGAGCGATACGCCGCTGATCGCCTGCCTCTGCTGATCGATCTGAATCGCCAGCGCCTCCTGGGTGCCTCTGGACGTGTTTGCGGACTCGATCGACCGGGCCAAATCGACCAGAACTCCGGAGTAGAAGTCATGGTACGTGCTCCCTCCGAGCCCCGTCATGGGCTGCTCGCGCAGGGCGGCAATGGCTTGAGCCAGCGCGCCATCGC
The genomic region above belongs to Candidatus Nitrosymbiomonas proteolyticus and contains:
- a CDS encoding flagellar hook-associated protein 3, with product MRISSNFQYESYKAQVAGALERYTEAQLQVSSGKRLNKPSDDPLGSGILLSYSKLRASIEQYGKNVSAAEGYLGFTETALGELTTLTRRAYEFAVRGANGATDQASRQGMVTEVEEIQRRLIDLGNSRGPQNQFIFAGHSTKTQPFALGPSGITFSGDNNAYTVEVGPNQVLTANLPGEDLFTGLYNALESLKTNLQGGNLGALSGQDIPELQNQLDSIAQLRGVVGSRLNTISNLKVEHTRRIDELTARSADIEEVDMTDAVVKLRVAETAYHAALATVSQGFGLSLIDFIQG